Part of the Leucobacter insecticola genome is shown below.
GGCTCGGCGATCCCGCTTGCTGAAAACCTGAGCATCGCGAAAGAACTCCTCCCCCGCATGGCGGCGGCCAAGATGATCCTCGAGGTCGAAATCGGAGTTGTCGGCGGCGAAGAAGACGGCATCAGTCACGAGATCAACGACCAGCTGTACACCACACTTGAAGATGCCATCAAAACGGTCGAAGCGCTGGGTCTCGGCGAGCAGGGTCGCTACCTCACCGCGCTCACCTTCGGCAATGTGCACGGCGTCTATAAGCCCGGCAACGTGAAGCTGCGGCCGGAGCTCCTCGCGGAGATCCAGGCAGGGCTGCAGGCGAAGTATGGGGCCGGAGAAAAGCCGCTCGATCTGGTGTTCCACGGCGGATCAGGCTCAACGGCGGAAGAGATCGCCGAGGCAGTACGTAACGGCGTCATCAAGATGAACATCGACACCGACACCCAGTATGCGTTCACCCGCCCCGTCGCCGATTTCATGCTCAAGAACTACGACAGCGTGCTCAAGATCGACGGCGAAGTCGGCAACAAGAAGATGTACGACCCACGCGCCTACGGCAAGGTCGCCGAACAGAGCATGGCCGACCGCATCGCGCTCGCCGCGCAGCAGCTCGGGTCTGCCGGGCGATCGGTGAGTGCGTAATGTCCGATCAGCAGAACGATTCACCGGCGGCAGACGAGACCGGCGAGGCATCCGGGACCCCCGACGCTTCACAGGCCACCGAGCCAGCCAAGGCCCCGGTGACCTCTGAGGTCCCGCAAGCGCCGGCGGCACGACCGCGGCCCGCATTTGGCGAGTACGCCCCGGAGGGCTGGGAATGGAAGCCGGAGGGGGCGGACGGCCCCGCGGCCGGAGGTGCAGGATCCATTCCCTCGCAGATTCCTTTCCCGGCGTCCTCAACCACCACCTCGGCCCGAGTCGCGGGGGTGCCGCACAATCTGGGGGTCGGTTCAAACGGCACGGGATCCCAGCAGGCGGCCGCGCCGCTGCAACAACCGCAGCGCTCCAACTCCAGCGGTGAACCCGAACCCTACCGGGCGACGGTGGTGCCCGGTACGACAACGGCACCCGCCACGCCGGTGACGCCGGCCTACACGGGGCAGCCCGGCCAGTTCCTCCAGGCGGAGGCTCCCAAATCCCGCACCGCTGACCGCGTGATCACGATCCTGCTCCTCGGATTGGGGGCGCTTGGCGCATTGATCACGGCGAACACGATGCTTCTGCTGGGCTCCAGCTACACCCAGATCGCCGATGCACTTGACATTGAAAATTTCAAGCTCCCCGATTGGATGGACACCTTCTGCACGGTGAGCGCGATCGCCTTCATCGCGCTGTTCGCGGTGGTGCTCATCTTCTCGATTCAGCGCATGCGGGCACGAAAGCTGGCCTTCTGGGTGCCCCTTGTCGCCGGGGTTCTCGCGTTGGTGGCGATGTTTGTGCTGATGTCCATTGTGCTCGCGGGGCTCCCCGAGCTGACGAACAGCTTGAACGAGCCCGGCGCACTGCAGAAGCTGCTCGAGTATATGGCCACGATGTAGCCCAGCCCCGCAAAGCTGTCTCAGGACTGCGACAGCTCTGAGACAGCTCTGCAATCCATTAGGATAGTGGTGATCTTACTGTTGAGAGTATTCCAGTACGCACTGGATTCGCATCAGTTTCGTTCTGGTGCGCACACCACAAACGAAAGAGGATCATCATGCCCGTTTCGGCTGCTTCCACCCCGCTCCGAGCCCTAATCGCGCTTGCAACTCTGACCGCCGCTGTGAGCCTCGTCGGCTGCTCGGTCGACGCGAAGCCTGAAACCCCCGCCCCTAAGCCTGCGACGTCTGACTCACCGTCCAGCAACACCCAGAAGGAGACCGTCGACGAGAATTCGGACTCCAATAGCTCCGACTCTGATACATCCGCAAGCGGGCTGCGGGCAGACTACCTCGATGCGGTCACCCGCACCGAAGACTGCGCAAGTGGCAGCGTCAGCATTGGCAGCTCCGGAGAGGTGGTGCAGATTCAGGGATCCTGCGCAAGCGTGACCGTGTCGGGCGACGGTTCAGTCGTGCTCGCTGACGACGTCGATTCCCTCACCGTGAGCGGCACCGGTGCGGTCGTGATCACCAAGAAGCTCGGCGCCGTCACCGCCTCGGGCATTGGCAACGTGGTCAGCTGGACGAATGGATCACCCACCATCTCTGACAGCGGCACCGGAAACGTGATCCAGCCCGAATAGTGAACACCACCCCTCGCACGCGAGTGCTCCTCGTCGATGATGAGGAGGCCATTCTCTCGACGCTCGGCCCGTATCTCGAACGGGCCGGGTTCGAGGTGATCTTCGCAGAAGACGGCGGTGCGGCGCTCCGCAGCCACGCAGCCTTGCACCCCGACATCGTCGTTTCAGACGTGCTGATGCCCCGGGTTGACGGCCGCGAGCTGGTGCGCCGCCTGCGTCAAGATGAGGTGTGGACACCGGTGATTCTGCTCACCAAAGTTGACGAGGCTGCCGAGCGCGCCGCCGCCCTCGATGAGGGGGCCGATGACTACCTCGGTAAGCCCTTCCTGCCTTCAGAACTGGTGTCACGCATTCGAGCGGTGCTTCGCCGCTCGCAGGGCGGTCGTCCGCTCTCGGCGTCAGCGGTGCTGCAGAGCGGCTCGCTCGAGCTTGACCGCGCCGCGCGCAGGGTCCGCGTCGACGGCCGCAACGCGGAACTCACCCCCAAAGCCATCGCACTGCTCGACTATCTCATGGCGCACCCCGGAGAAGTACACACACGCGAGCATCTGCTCGCGACCCTGTGGGGCTTTGAGTTCGCCGTCACCACCCGCGCCGTCGATCACCGTGTTGCCGAGTTGCGACGGGCCCTCGGCGACGAAGCGCAACAACCGCAGTGGATCGAAACGGTGCAGCGGGCTGGATACCGATTCTGCGGCCGAGTGGTGAACGCATGAGCCGGGATCGCGCGACTTGGCGGCCGCGAGTTCTCTGGCTCACGGTCATCCTGGCACCGCTGCTGCTCGCTGCCGTGGCAGCGCTGGCGGTGGCTCTGACTCACACCAATTGGGTGATCCACACGACCACACCGCTGACGACGCTGCTCCTCGTCCTCGGGGCAGGCCTGTCTCTGCTTATCGGCGGAACCCTTGCCATTCGGCGCGTTCTCACCTCACGCCACGCGATTGGATACGCGGCGGGCGCCGCGGTCGAGAGCGAGGCGCACCGGCGGTTCATCGCCAGACTTGATCACGAACTGAAGAATCCGGTGACCGCGATTCGTGCCGCCCTCGAGGCGAGCGTCGACGAGTCCCCCGGGCTCCGCGTCGCCGCGGGACAGGCTGACCGTCTCGCGGCACTCATCGGCGAGCTTCGTTCACTGTCTGCTCTGGAGACCGCGGAGCTGGAGCGAGGCCCCGTTGACACCGCCGCGGTCGTCGCCGACGAAGTGGCGGCCTTCATCGAGGAGCAGCAGGCGCTGGGTGAGTCTCGCGAGATCGATCTTCACCTCCCTTCGGCGCCCTGGCCTCTCCCCCGGGTGGCTGGCGACGCCGACCTCATCGCCGTCGCCGTGCGCAATCTCTTGGTCAACGCGGCCAAGTATTCAGACCCCGGATCCCGGATCGAGATCCGCGGCACGGAAGATGCCGGCCATGTCGTCTTGGAGATTGCCGACACCGGTTGGGGAATCACCTCAGAAGAGCTCGAGCACGTCTGGGACGAACTGTGGCGAGGAAGTGAGGCTCGCCGGGTTGAGGGAACAGGTCTCGGGCTTTCGCTCGTGCGCCTGGTCGCTCGGCGGCACGGCGGGGAGGTCTCGGTGCGCTCAATTCCGGGAACCGGCACGAGCGTGCGGGTCTATCTTCCCGCGCTGTAGCACCGCGGGAAGATCGGGCTTGACGCGCTAGCGAACTCGCCCGCCGAGCGCACGCTCGTCGGGTTTACCGCTCGCATTCTTACGAAGCTCTTTGGGCAAGGAAAACACCAGGTCTTCTTCGGCGGTGACTGTCGCCCGCACATCGGAATACCCGGCGTCCGCAAGGTCATCGAGCAGTTCCTGCACGAGAACTTCGGGCACCGATGCCCCGCTCGTTACCCCCACCGTGCACACCCCGTCAAGCCATTCCTGTTTCACTTCACTCGCGAAATCGACACGGTACGCAGCCTTTGCCCCATACTCCAGCGCGACCTCTTTGAGTCGCACCGAGTTCGAAGAATTCGAGGATCCGACGACGATGACCACATCCGCCTGCGGTGCGATCTTTTTGATCGCGACCTGACGGTTCTGGGTGGCGTAGCAGATGTCATCACTCGGCGGATCCTGGAGGTTGGGGAAGCGTTCGCGCAGACGCCGCACCGTCTCCATCGTCTCATCGACCGAGAGCGTGGTCTGCGACAACCACACGAGTTTGTCTGGATCCTGCACCACCAGCGCATCGACATCATCGGGCGAATTCACGATCGTAATGTGTTCCGGGGCTTCGCCTGCGGTGCCTTCGACCTCTTCGTGGCCCTCGTGTCCGATGAGCAGGATCTCCATGTCTTGTTTCGCGAACCGCACGGCCTCGCGGTGCACCTTGGTCACCAGCGGGCAGGTGGCATCGATCGCGTGTAGGTGGCGGTCCTCGGCTGCGGCAACGACTGCCGGTGACACCCCGTGTGCCGAGAACACGACGTTCGCGCCCGCGGGCACCTCGTCGACTTCCTCCACAAAGATCGCCCCCATGTCTTCGAGGGTGCTCACCACGTGCACGTTGTGCACGATCTGCTTGCGCACATAGACGGGGCACCGTAGCGTTCGAGGGCCTTCTCGACCGCGACGACGGCACGGTCAACTCCGGCACAGTACCCGCGAGGGGCCGCCAGCAGCACTCGTTTCACGCCGTCGACCGGGAGATCCTTCAGTCGCCCAGCTTCGCGGCGCAAGCGAGGCATCGCGAGGCTCACCACCGGTGCACCAATCGTGCGCTGATCCTGCCCATCGAGCTGCGTTTCACCCATCCGTCCATTGTAGGCCTCACCCTCTGAGAGCTTGGCGCAGAGAATCGCGTAGGGTCGAAGCATGGCAGAATCCTCGAACGCCCCCGCAACCCGCGAAGCTCCGTGGCCGGTCGCCACCATGAGCGAGAAAATCGCGGCGTGGATCGACCGCCTCGGTACGGTGTGGATCGAGGGCGAGGTGACGCAGTGGCAGCTGCGCGGCGGCCACGTCTACGGCAAGCTCAAGGATCTGGAACAGGACGCGACTGTGAGCTTCACCGTGTGGCGCTCCGTGGTGCAGAAGCTCTCCAGCGATTTTGCGCAGGGGGATCGTGTCATTGCACTTGTCAAGCCGAACTACTGGGTGAAAGGCGGCTCGCTGACGGTGCAGGTGTTCGACCTCGCACACGTGGGCCTCGGGGAATTGCTGGAGCGTCTGGAGCGGCTTCGACGCCAGTTGCAGCAGGAGGGGCTTTTTGACGCTTCCCGCAAGCGCGCGCTGCCGTTTCTGCCGCGGTGCATCGGGCTCGTGACCGGAAAAGACTCCGACGCAGAAAAGGACGTGATCCGCAACGCGACGCTGCGGTGGCCCGGGGTCGTTTTCAAACTGCACTACGCCGCGGTGCAGGGCGATCGCGCGGCCACCGAGGTGGTTGCCGGCATCAAGCTGCTGGATCAGGATCCGGAGGTCGATGTCATTATCGTCGCCCGCGGCGGCGGCGACTTCCAAAACCTGCTGCCCTTTAGCGACGAGGGTGTAGTCCGTGCGGCGGCCGCCGCAACCACGCCGATTGTCAGCGCGATCGGGCACGAGGCGGATCGCCCGCTACTTGATGAGGTGGCTGACCTTCGGGCGTCGACTCCCACCGATGCCGCCAAGCGGGTGGTACCCGATGTTGGCGAGGAGCTTGCGGGCTTGGATCAGGCCCGCTCCCGTCTCACTTCGCGTGTGTCGCAGCTTCTGCAACACGAGATGGATCGCATCGCGCAGCTGCGCGGACGCCCCGTACTGGCGCACCCGCAACGTCTCGTGGACGAGCGTGCAGAGGACCTCGTGCGGTGGATCGCGCGCGGCACCGAACTTGCCGACCGGGCGGTCGAGGATCGCAGCCAATCGCTCACGGAGCTTCGCGCACGGCTCACGGCATTGTCCCCTCGAGCGACCCTCAACAGGGGGTACGCGATTGCGCAGCTCAGCGACGGCGCGATCCTGCTCGATCCCGAACAGGCACCGCCAGGAACCGCGATTCGCGTGACATTGAGTGGCGGACGATTGAGCGCGCGCACCGCCGAATAGGGGCGAGTGGGTTTCTGCCGGTGCCCCCGAGCAAACGAACAGCCCCCGTGCTGATCGAAAAGATGTCTTCGAGCAGAACGGGGGCTGAGTCGCCGAGCAGTACCTAACGGCGCGAGGCGCGCAGCCTGGTGCTCAGCACCAACGCTCCGACACACAGCACCAGCATTCCGAGCACCAGTGCGGCCTGGATCTCACCACCGGTAGAGGCGAGCCCGTTGTTCGGCTGTTCGGGGCTCGCTGGCTTCACCGCGGAAGTCGACGAACCTTCTGATGATGAGGTGAGCTTGATGAGCACGTCATCCATCGCGAGCTTTCCGGCCTTGGACGCGGCGTTCGCATCGGCAGCAGCGGGTGCGGCATTGACTGCCTCCTTCGCCGCGGCAAGCACCCGGTCCACCGCGGCCTTCGCCGCGGCTTTGTCCGCTTCTGACACGGTTGTGAGCGCATCAATCGCTTTCTTGACCGAAGCCGCCTTTGCGTCAAGCTCCTTCACCGCCGCCAGCTTCGCATCCCTAAGCGTCGCATCGGTCACCACCTCGGCGACCGTCGACTGGCCAGCAGCTGACGCGGCGGCCGCATCCGCCGCCGTCGAGGCACCAGAAACCGCGTCCTTTGCAGCGGTCGTCGCCTGATCAATCGCGGTCTTCGCTGCGGCTTTTTCCTCCGCGCTTAGGTTCTGCAGCGCATCAATCGCATCCTTCGCCACAGCGGCCGCCTTGTCAAGATCCGACGTCGCTTTGTCCTTCGCGAGATCGACGTTGCCCTGATCCTGAGCGGCGAGATCAGAGTAGACGCCATCCATCTCCTGCTTCCCTCAGTCACCGCCGACGCAACAGCAGCAGCATCAATGACAGCATCAGCATCACCATTCATCGCGGTCTTCGCGTCAGCCAAGACCTGATCCACCGCAGCCTTCGCGGTTTCCTTCTCCGCAGCAGACACGTTCTGTAAGGCGTCGATCGCGTCCTTCACCGAGGCGGCCTTCGCGTCGAGTTCCTTCACCGCCGCGTGCTTCGCATCCAGCAGCGTCGCATCGGCAACCACCTCGGCGACCGTCGACTGGCCAGCAGCTGCGGCAGCGGCCGCACCGGCCGCGGTCGAGGCACCAGCAACCGCGTTCTTCGCAGCGTTCGTCGCTGTGTCGATCGCGGTCTTCGCCGCGGTCTTCTCCTCGGCGCTCAGGTTCGGCAGCAGATCAATCGCTTTCTTCGCCTTCTCAGCCGCATCATCAAGATCCGACGTCGCCTTGTCCTTCGCGAGATCGACGTTGCCCTGATCCTGACCAGCAAGAGGGGTGTAGACGTCATCCATCTCCTGCTTCCCACCGGTCACCGCCGACGCAACAGCAGCAGCATCAGCAGCACCACTCACCGCGGTCTTCGCGTCAGCCAAGGCCTGATCCACCGCGGCCTTCGCCGTCTCCTTTTCCGCATCAGACACGTTCTGCAGCGCGTCGATCGCGTCTTTCACCGAAGCCGCCTTCTCGTCCAGCTCCTTCACCGCAGCGAGCTTCGCATCCGCAAGCTTGGCATCTGCAAGTGCCGTCTGGATCGCCGATTCACCGGCCGCACCGGCCGCCGACGCCTCCGCAACCGTTCCCGCAGCCTCAACCGCGGTCTTCGCGTCAGCGGCAGCCTTATCAATCGCGGTCTTCGCCGCGGTCTTCTCTGCGTCGCTCAGATTCGGCAACAGATCAATCGTGTCCTTCGCCGCAGCCGCCGCACCCTCAAGATCCGACGTCGCCTTGCCCTTCGCCGTCACCAGATTCGCGTCGCCGTCGGCCTGCACGCCGCTCAAGGCGTCGTCCATCGCGTCTGCGCCCTCGGTGACAGCCGCATCAATATTGGCGGCGTCGTTCAGACCATTCACTGCGGTCTTCGCGTGAGCCAAGGCCTGATCCACCGCGGCCTTCGCCGTCTCCTTCGCCGCATCAGACACATTCTGCAGCGCGTCGATCGCGTCTTTCACCGAAGCCGCCTTCTCGTCCAGCTCCTTCACCGCAGCGACCTTCGCATCCGCAAGCGTCGCATCGGTTACCACCTCAGCAACAGACGCCTTTCCAGCAGTTGACGCGGCAGCCGCATCAGCCACGGTCGAGGCACTAGCAACCGCGTCCTTCGCTGCGGTCGTCGCTTTGTCGATCGCGTCCTTCGCCGCAGTCTTCTCCTCGGCGCTCAGATTCGGCAACAGATCAATCTCGTCCTTCGCCGCAGCCGCCGCATCATCAAGATCCGACGTCGCCTGATCCTTCGCATCGTTGACGCTTTTGACGACCGTCAGCTTCACCGGCGCTGAGGTGTACACCTTGCCCTTGGAGGTCCAGCTTGCGGTCGCCGAGAAGACACCGTTCGTCGTCGGGGTGATGTTGCCTTTCGCCGCCGACAGTGACGCCGGTTCTACGTCGATGCTGTCTGTGACGTTGCGCGGCTCATCCGTGCCGTTCCCCAGTAGAGGGTGCCGGTGTAGGCGCTCTCCTCGCCGCGTTCAACCTCGGGCGAAGCAAAGGCGAGAACCAATTCACGGGGCGTTTTCACTGTAACCGTGCACTCCTCGTCGAGAATGCACGTCGCGTTCGGCATTCCTGCAGCACCAGCGACACTCGCCACAAGTGTCCAGTTCGATGTGTCCTTCACGTCCTTCACCGTTGCGGTGAAGGTGAACTCTGCAGATTCACCCGACAGCAGGGGTCCCGAAAGGTTCAGCTTCGATCCTGACCGGGTCATCTTCCAACCATTCCGGGTCGACGTGAAACTGTCGAGGGCGACGTCCGCCCCGGTGAGCAGTTCCGCTGCATCCACCGTCAGGCCCGCGAGCGAGTTACCAGCGAAGTCGAACCCTGAAGGGTTCTCCACCTTGACGGTGTAGGTGAGCGTGTCCCCGTGGAGCGCTTCCGTGGCCGATGCCGTAAGCGAGTACTGAATGCTCTGTTCCCATTCGAGAACGATCGCGCCGTTGCCGCCCGAAGCGGAGGTCGAGGCGGTCACCGCTCCACCCATTGCGGTCCCCGGCTGGTAGGGGACGCCCTCCATGAACGGAATACCATTTGCCTTGTACGCCGAGTTCACGCCGCTCTCAAACGCGGGAGACGTCACCACGCCCGGCTTCACGTAGCTCGAACCGCCACCGCCGCCACCGTTGCTCTTCGTACCGCCGGCGTTAGCGTTGGAGCTTCCCTGGCACCTGCCGCCACCGCCGCCGAACCAGCCGCCACCGCCGCCACCGCCACCTTCAGGCGCTTCGTATGTGCTTTTCGGCGCTGCCATACCGTCGCCACCGTAAAACTGCGTGCCATGGGGACGCTCAGGCACGATGCAATCAACAGTCTGCGTTGCCGCTGCGCCGCCCTCTGTCTGCGTACCAGCGCGTCCGCTCAGGGCAGGGTGGAGGTCCTCCGTCCCTGAAAGACCTCCACCGTTCCCGGGAAGGACCTGCGGACTACCGGGGGTATCGGCGCCCGGGCTCGCACCACCACCGCCACCGGCAATCATGAGGGCCGAGGACGTGTTGAGCTCGGTCGAACCGCTGAAGATAGCAGACATGCCACCCCCGGAGGAACCCGTCGAATAGACCTTGGCCCCGGGTGAGTGACCACCGGCGCCACCGAGCCCCCAGACAAATTCCCTGCCCTCGGGACCCGCGTGACCCCCCTCACCGACAATAAGCTTGAGCGTCGAGATCCCGGTCGTATCGATGTTGCCCTGCACGAAGCCACCCGCGCCGCCACCGGCCTGGCCGCTCCAGTAGCCGTTGCCGACGCCGCCACCGCCGGCGCCCCAGAGATACGCAGTCATTGAGGTGACGCCTTCGGGAACGGTCACGTCGTAGTTGCGCGTTGAAGCGATGGTGCTGTCGGTGTAGTCATACACGCAGCGCACTACTGGCTTACCCCCAGACAGCGCCGTCGTGCATCCGCTCGGTACGGTGGCCAGAGCATGCGCGGTGCCGCTCGGCAGCAGCGCAGCACTAATTACCCCAGACAGCGCTAGGGCGAGCGTCGCTGCGATCGCAATTCCTTTGCGCGATCGCAGCTTTGCCTGCAACGTTGAACGTTCGCCAAAAAACGGCACAACTGATGACATTGGTGAGTCTCCCCAGATCTGTAACCAACATGAAGAGAACCGACTCAGCCTCGTCCTGATCGCAGCACGAGGCAGCCCCGAATCTCGTAAAAAGGCACGACAAAAGACACCTTCCCCAAGGTGTCAATTACGAAACTTTCATCGATATCCGAACAGATAATCGGTCCCCAACCGGTGCAAATATACCACGGAGGTCACAAAAGTGCTCGAAAAAATCTGACAGGCAGCTTCCGCGAAGCCCAGTCGCCCCAACCGAATCATACGTTTCATGCTCGCCGGGTAGACTGATCGCTATGTCAGAACCTGTATTCCAAGACCCCAGCGGGCTCAGCTATGAGCAGGCGCGTGACGAGCTTGTACAGGTCGTTACTCGCCTTGAGCAGGGCGGAACCACGCTCGAAGATTCGCTGCAGTTATGGGAGCGGGGCGAAGCACTCGCCGCGCGATGCGAAGAGTGGCTCCTCGGTGCCCGCCAGCGGCTCGAAGCGGCCCGCCAAGGCACGTCATCACAGACCACCGGCGAGGCCACAGACTAACAATGGCCAAGAAACCGAAACCGCCAGCCATCGTCGCTGAGCTCGGTCGACCCGAGACCAAGGCTGAAACAGCCGCGCGAAAGGCTACAGACAGTCGCAATTACCGACAGCGCAAGACCGTCAATAACCTCATTTTCTCACTCATTGTCACCCTCGGCGTCGTACTCGTCATCTTCCTCGCGGTGCCGCGCGGAGTTGGCGGGTTTGAGGAGCAAGCGCTCGACGTCTCCAAGATCGCTGCCGAGTCTTCTCCGGGAGCCGGACGCCCGCTCGTCGCGCCCGAGGTGCCCGAGGGCTGGAAGGCGAAGCAGGCGGTGTTGCGCGAGTCGGACGGCATCGTTTACTGGCAGATCAATTACACGACAGCGGATGAGGCCTTCGCTTCCGTCGTGCAGGCTTTCTCCCCCGACGGATCGTCAATTGACGAGGCCTGGGTTTCCAAAAGGCTCGAACAGCAATCCCCGACCGGTACGGAACAGCTCGGCGGCACCACTTGGATCGTCTACGACCACCAGGATCGTAAGCCAGACAAGGCAAATCTCCGCTTTGGACTGCAGGGACTCGTGGGCGACAACACTCTCCTTGTTTATGGCACCGACACCCCCGGCACACTCCGGGTTCTCGCGACCCAGGTCGTTGATTCGTTAGAATCCGCCACGGGTACGAGCAACAGCAACACTCTCAAGGAGGCCTCGTGAACGCACCCCGGGTGACCCCGCAAGAAGCCTGGGACGCGCTCTCCGCAGGCAATGACCGCTTCATCGCGGGCGGCCCTCAGCATCCGCGACAAGATGTCGAGCGCCGCAATCAGCTCGCGGGAGTACAAAAGCCCGACGCCGCACTTTTCGGGTGTTCCGACTCCCGGCTCGCCGCCGAGATCATCTTTGATGCGGGTCTCGGAGACCTGTTCGTCGCGCGCAACATGGGGCATGTGGTGGCGGAGTCGATTACCGCTTCGATGGAATACGCGGTAGCGAACCTGGGCGTTGCAATCATCGTGGTGCTCGCACACGATTCCTGCGGTGCGGTCAGCGCATCGATCGATCTGATGGCTCAGGATCCGGATCCCGTGCCCGTCGCCGTAGAGAACACGCTGCAACCCATCTTGCCAGCGGTGCAAGATCTCTGGTTGCGCGAGAACCGCAACACTCCCTACGTTGACCGCGATCTCATCGATGCCGATGCCGTCGGACGCGTGCATCTTGGAGGCACCGTAAACGCACTGCTGCGTAGTTCCCGCATCATCAGCGATGCGGTGGCTGCCGGCAGGCTCGGGATCGTGGGGTGCCAGTACAAACTTGCCGAGGGTCGCGCAGTACCCATCAGCGCCGTCGGTCCCCTCGATATCGCAACCGACAACCTCACCATGACCGACTTGTAGCCCCCGTCATCCTGCGACAATCGCAGGATCCAAACCCCAACCTCCCCCGTCATCCTGCGCGTAGTCGCAGGATCCACCACCGAATCAAAGGATGATTGTGACTGAAGAGATCGAATACCGCATCGAGCACGACACGATGGGTGAGGTCCGCGTTCCCAAGAACGCGCTCTACGCCGCTCAGACTCAGCGCGCTGTCGAGAACTTCCCCATCTCAGGTTCCGGCCTTGAGCCAGCCCAGATCGTCGCTCTCGCCCGCATCAAGCGCGCGGCAGCAATCGCAAACGCTGAGCTCGGGATCCTCGATGCGGCCATCAGCAAGGCAATTGTCGCGGCAGCGGACGAGATCATCGGCGGCTCGCACCACGACCAGTTCCCGGTCGACACCTACCAGACCGGATCCGGCACCTCGTCGAACATGAACATGAACGAGGTGCTCGCGACCCTCGCGACGAAGCACCTCGGGGCTCCGGTTCATCCGAACGACCACGTCAACGCGTCCCAGTCGTCCAATGA
Proteins encoded:
- a CDS encoding glycine-rich protein, giving the protein MSSVVPFFGERSTLQAKLRSRKGIAIAATLALALSGVISAALLPSGTAHALATVPSGCTTALSGGKPVVRCVYDYTDSTIASTRNYDVTVPEGVTSMTAYLWGAGGGGVGNGYWSGQAGGGAGGFVQGNIDTTGISTLKLIVGEGGHAGPEGREFVWGLGGAGGHSPGAKVYSTGSSGGGMSAIFSGSTELNTSSALMIAGGGGGASPGADTPGSPQVLPGNGGGLSGTEDLHPALSGRAGTQTEGGAAATQTVDCIVPERPHGTQFYGGDGMAAPKSTYEAPEGGGGGGGGWFGGGGGRCQGSSNANAGGTKSNGGGGGGSSYVKPGVVTSPAFESGVNSAYKANGIPFMEGVPYQPGTAMGGAVTASTSASGGNGAIVLEWEQSIQYSLTASATEALHGDTLTYTVKVENPSGFDFAGNSLAGLTVDAAELLTGADVALDSFTSTRNGWKMTRSGSKLNLSGPLLSGESAEFTFTATVKDVKDTSNWTLVASVAGAAGMPNATCILDEECTVTVKTPRELVLAFASPEVERGEESAYTGTLYWGTARMSRATSQTAST
- a CDS encoding exodeoxyribonuclease VII small subunit, with translation MSEPVFQDPSGLSYEQARDELVQVVTRLEQGGTTLEDSLQLWERGEALAARCEEWLLGARQRLEAARQGTSSQTTGEATD
- a CDS encoding DUF4245 domain-containing protein encodes the protein MAKKPKPPAIVAELGRPETKAETAARKATDSRNYRQRKTVNNLIFSLIVTLGVVLVIFLAVPRGVGGFEEQALDVSKIAAESSPGAGRPLVAPEVPEGWKAKQAVLRESDGIVYWQINYTTADEAFASVVQAFSPDGSSIDEAWVSKRLEQQSPTGTEQLGGTTWIVYDHQDRKPDKANLRFGLQGLVGDNTLLVYGTDTPGTLRVLATQVVDSLESATGTSNSNTLKEAS
- a CDS encoding carbonic anhydrase, which gives rise to MNAPRVTPQEAWDALSAGNDRFIAGGPQHPRQDVERRNQLAGVQKPDAALFGCSDSRLAAEIIFDAGLGDLFVARNMGHVVAESITASMEYAVANLGVAIIVVLAHDSCGAVSASIDLMAQDPDPVPVAVENTLQPILPAVQDLWLRENRNTPYVDRDLIDADAVGRVHLGGTVNALLRSSRIISDAVAAGRLGIVGCQYKLAEGRAVPISAVGPLDIATDNLTMTDL